One genomic region from Epinephelus fuscoguttatus linkage group LG8, E.fuscoguttatus.final_Chr_v1 encodes:
- the LOC125893071 gene encoding cholecystokinin-like yields the protein MNVGICVCVLLAALSSGSLSLPSQSMSQRAEGEALVSDSMSPASAHHTRQARSAPAPPTGRLANYNEPQEDADARNSLSQLLARLISRKGSLYHTRSSLSSRASGPAPGHRIKDRDYMGWMDFGRRSAEEYEYSS from the exons ATGAATGTAGGTATCTGTGTGTGCGTTCTCCTGGCTGCTCTGTCCAGCGGTTCCCTGAGTCTGCCCTCACAGTCCATG TCACAGAGAGCTGAGGGTGAGGCTCTGGTCTCAGACAGCATGTCTCCCGCCTCAGCCCACCACACACGCCAGGCCCGCTCAGCTCCAGCGCCCCCCACAGGGCGCCTAGCCAACTACAACGAACCCCAGGAGGACGCAGATGCTCGTAACAGCCTGAGCCAGCTACTGGCCAGACTCATCTCCAGGAAAG GCTCTCTCTACCACACCAGATCCTCCCTTAGCAGCAGAGCCAGCGGTCCAGCCCCCGGCCACAGGATAAAGGACAGAGACTACATGGGCTGGATGGACTTTGGACGACGCAGTGCAGAGGAGTACGAATACTCCTCCTAA